Genomic window (Pseudomonas sp. MM211):
AAGGATGACCGGCTCCATCTTGTCGTCGGCTTTGTAGACGGTTTCAGTCTTCGAGCCGTTCATCAGGTTTTTCAGCTTCATCTTCACGATGGCGCTGTTACGACCGGACTTGGTGAACTCGGCCTTTTGGATCAGCCATGGCTGGCCATCGATCAGGGCCACGCTGTTAGGCTTCATTTCTTGTGCGGTTTTCATACGAATATCCGGATCTGAATGGATTTACAAAATTCGAGGCCGCGTATCATAGCCAATTTCGGTAAAACTGCACCAGCGCCGCGGCAAGATCTGCACGTACCGCCTGGCACTTCGCCCACTCCTGGGCGTGGGCGGCCAGCTCATCGTTGCACTGTAGCCACGCGTTCCAGCCGTCATTCATTGGCTCGCCAGCATTCCAAGCTTGCCACACGGCCCGTAGCGCTGCGCTGGCTTCGGCAGAAAGGCCCTGGCAGTACAACGCTATGAAAGCCTCCAGCTTGTCCCAGTGCGCGCCCTCCTCCTGCGGGTAGATATGCCAGACGAGCGGTCGCCCGGCCCACTGCGCGCGCACGAAGGAATCTTCACCGCGCACCAGATTCAGGTCGCAGCACCAGAGCAACGCGTCGTATTGATCTTGCTGCATGAAGGGCAGCACCTGCACGCTTAACGCCCCCCGCCGCACCACCGCACCCGCGCCTATCTGTTGCCCCAGCCAATGCTGCAGGTCACCGAGTATCCGGCCTTCAGGCACCAATAGATGAGTCGACGCGGCATCACTAGCCAGGGCATCGAGCCAACCAGCCAGCGCTGCATTTTCGTAGGCGAACAATGAAACCAATCGAGTACCAGCATCTGACCGCACGCCAATCGACTCAAGGAAGCGCTCGCGACCACCCGTGTCACTCTGCAATGCATCGCGCCCGCTCAGCAGACTCTGCTCACGCAGTAGCCCGCCGGTGCCTGCAGTAAACCCAGGAAAGAAAAAGAACTTCTGCAGACCATTGCTCTGCATCGAAGGAAGCCCGTGGCAGCCCTCAACCCAGCCCTCGGCGCTCAGGTACTCCAGATTCAGCCAGAGAATCGGCGCGGGCCTTGCCGCCATAGCCGCCACGTAGTCGGCGGGCAAATCACAGGCGAACGCCTCGATCACCACATCCGCCGGCTCGGTCGCCTGCCAGGCCGGTGCCCAGTGACGTACTTCGACGCCGTGCAGGCGCTGAGTTGTCGACTCGGCATCCGCCTGCGGGCAGATACGCGCCAGCGCTGCCAGGTCATCGACCCACAGGCGCACCTCAGCCCCCTGATCGGCCACCAACTGCCGGGCCAGCCGCCAGGTCACGCCGATATCGCCGTAGTTGTCGACGACCTTGCAGAAAACATCCCACTTCACGCCACGTTCCCGCTCAAGATAAGAATTCATAAATCAGCTTTACAGAGACAGGCTCACAACACTAACGAAAGAATCACGAACTACAGCTCAGAGCACAATATGCATGACTCGCCCGTCAAGATCAGGGTCATTCGCCCTGAGCCAGCATGGCAGCAGATTGCTGATATGAAAAAGCCCAGCGCTGAGGCCGGGCTTCTGGTCAACGCGCTACGTTACTTCGACGTCTTTGACGCCTGGGTCGACTTGTTACCACTCGACTTATTACCAGGGGACTCATCTTCACCTTTGGATTTGCTATCAGAGCCTTTCTTTTTCCCAGCCTGATTATCGTCGCTTTGCTGCGCTTTGGATTGCCCGGCAGGCTTGGACTTGTCCTTGTCGTGATGCGCCCCTTTCGAGCCGCTTTTGTCGGCGTCGTTGGCAGAGCTCTTGGATTTATCCTGAGCACCTTCAGTACTTTTCACGTTCATGACAGTTACCTCGAGGGAGGCCAAAGATTTGGCCTCATAGAATCCGAGAGGCCCGATCCGTAGAGGTTCAGGCAATGCAGTGACCGCCTGACGGATAAACCATGGTGCCGGTCGTCACCAACAACCCCAGATTTTCCAGCCAGCGAATGGTAGATCGGTAGGTCTTGCGGGGAATTGGCCTCTGCTTGGGGCGATCTGGTATCGGGTCAACGGTTAACCCCTTAGTTTGGCTGCGAAGTCAGATAGGAGATACGGCGTACGGTGGTGATCTATGGATTCACGACAGGAGGGTATTTCCATTAGAAATATCAAGAAACTCCATTGGAGATTGAAAGCTATCTCCATCGGGAATAGCCTTCGCAAATAAAGACAGAGACACGCGCACTGGAGAGTGGGAAACCGCTGAATGCGCGGCTTTGAAGGCTGAACTTGCCGCTTACAATCAGCGTGCCCCTAGGGACAAGCAGTTCACTCAGGTAGAAACTCCCATCAGCTCGGCATGCGTCATGGGGACGCTTAGCAGCCACCTGAATGGGAAGCGTGCCATCAACCTTTCGATGGCAGTAAAGACGGCCAGTATGGTTGGCATACAGGTCGGAACATTCAGTCCAAGACTGGCTGTGTACATTCCGAAATTACAAATATCAGCCGCATCGACTTGACGCAGACCGGAATAGCGAAGCGGTACAAAGTTTCATCACCCGGCGCTGACGATGTGGACGGCATCGTCCAGATTCTTACTGAACAGGCGATTGAAAGAGCGCGCAACTTGGCGATGCAGGAGCGCTTCATCGGCCCAAACCGAGCAAACGTTCTTATCAATGCCGAGATGCAAGAGTCGATTGCCCAGCTCATTGCCTAGCTGATCATGACTGCCGGGAGCGGCCGTGTAACAGATGAACAAATCAACGCCATTCGAGCGCTGATCGGGAAAAATAAACGGACGCAAACAGGCTGAACCAAATATGTATGTATGGATTTTCTTGAGCGCGTACGCGGCAGCACTTGTACTGACTCTTTCCATAATCTCACTTCGCGCAAAGAGCCAAGCCAACCGGCTCATCAGCCGCGGTATTCCGAAGCAAGAGATTGATCTGTTTTACCGTGAGGTTGGTGCACGGGCACGCCGCGCATTGATCCAGGGAACGCTAATCATCGGCACGTGCATTGGCGTGTTCGGGTCGTTGATCGCCTGGGTGGCGACGAGGTAGCGCTTAGATACCAGCATGCCCTATCAAACGCCTGGTCAGCTCATTGGCCTGACGATCCTGCTGATGTGCACTAAAGAGACCACGGACGATGGCCAGCAAGCAGCAAAGGATGATTCAGAGAAAAAGAACCTGGGCGGACAGAGCCTTGCTCGCGATCCCAGGTGTGAAGTTTGTGACCAGCACAATCACCAGTGCGGCCCACCAGGCCGTGCGCAGTGAGCGGCTGATACGAGCCTCGATCATTTTCAAGTCGCCGACCCTGATCGGCGCAGCTGTAGGCATTGTCATACTCGTTTCGATGGGGAAGTGGAACCACTACATATTGGCAGCAATTGCCGCGGCAAGTGCCCTGGCCGATCTCTACTACAAGTATCGGGAAATTCTCACTCGCCACCAAATGGCCCGACTAACGCGCAAGGTCGGCAAGCTGCAGCGTCTCAGTGAGAGAGTGTCGGATTCCTGATTTTCGGGTAGCCAGAAACGGAAAAGCCCCGCGGTGGCGGGGCTTAGTAACAGGTATTCAATCAACTCTTGAGCCACATCCAGGCCCCACCAGTCGACGAAAAGTTGGTGGGCGGCCTGCCCGGCGCACCAACATCCAACACCGACTCGTCTATCAGGTGCTGCAGCATGAATAGCTGGTCAAGGTGCTGAGGCTCTGGACTCACTACGAATAAGCACTTTCGACACTTCCTCGACCTTGAATGCAAAAAGCCCCGAAACGTTACCGTTTCGGGGCTTTAGGTATTTCGAAAGTGGCGGTGAAGAAGGGATTCGAACCCTTGATACGATTTCTCGTATACACACTTTCCAGGCGTGCTCCTTCAACCGCTCGGACACTTCACCGGATCTCGCCAGACATGCTGTCTGTCGAGGCGCGCTAATGTAATCGAACATCTGCCCAAAGGCAAAACTTTTTTCAGAAGATTCATGCGGTTAAGCCACAGCAAGCGGCAGCCCGCTTCAGCAAGTGCAATGGCGCAACGGTGGCTTGCCAGTCTGTGGTGACAGGCGTGGATGAGATTGCCAGCAATGCTGATCGGCCCAATCCATCATCGGCACCAGGTTGTAAGTGGAATCTTTCATTCACTCGCCCAGGCAGCCTGGCTCTGAACGCTGACTTGTCGGTCATCCTTCGCGCTTTACCTGACCTCGTCCGATGGGTAACGTCAGCCGCATATCCAGAACAAGGAGTCGACCATGAGCGACCTGATCAGCTACCAACTCGATGACGGCATCGCCACCCTGACCTTGAACAACGGCAAGGTGAATGCCATTTCTCCTGCGGTGATCGAGGCCTTCAATGCAGCCTTGGATCGCGCCACCCAGGACAAGGCCATCGTGATCCTCACCGGACAACCGGGCATTCTTTCCGGTGGTTACGACCTGAAGGTAATGACCTCTGGCCCGCAGAATGCCATCGACCTGGTAGCCGCGGGTTCGACCCTGGCGCGGCGCATGCTCGCTCATCCTTATCCGATCATCGTCGCCTGCCCGGGCCACGCGGTAGCCAAAGGTGCGTTCCTGCTGCTTTCCAGTGATTACCGCATCGGTGTCGAGGGCGCCTTCAGCATCGGCCTCAACGAAGTACAGATCGGCATGACCATGCACCATGTCGGTATTGAGCTAGCCCGTGATCGCCTGCGCAAGTCCGCGTTCCATCGCTCGGTAATCAATGGCGAGATGTTCGATCCGCAGAGCGCAGTGGATGCTGGTTTCCTCGACAAGGTGGTGCCCGCCGAGCAGTTGCTCGCCTCCGCCCTGGCCGTGGCGGCGCAGTTCAAGAAGATCAACATGAACGCCCACCGCAAGACCAAGCTCAAGGTACGCGCCGCGCTGCTGGAAACCCTCGACAAGTCTATCGAGCTGGATAAGCAGCACGCCTTGTAAGGTTCATGCATGCAGCCTCATGGGCTGTATGCATGAATGCTGGCAATCACTGGTAATGGCCTGGCAATTGCCCAAAGCCCGGGCCACCTCTACACTGCGCGACCTTTTTCGAGTGGGTCGCACCTATGCTTTTCGTACTGCGCATGCTGATGATGAGCGTGCATTTCATCATCGCAGGCATTCTCGGATTGCTATTGGGCCTATGCAGGCCCTTCCACCCGGATAACAGCCGCCTCTGCGCGCGCTTCTATTCTCTACCGGCACTGCGGCTGTTACGCATTCGGGTAGAGACCGATACACGCAACCTTGCTGAACACAGCAAACCCTGCGTGATCATCGCCAATCACCAGTCCAACTATGACCTGTATGTCATCGGTCGCGTGGTACCCAGGCGCACGGTGAGCATTGGCAAGAAGAGCCTTAAATGGGTGCCGCTGTTCGGCCAGTTGTATTGGCTGGCGGGTAATGTGCTGATCGACCGTGGCAATGCGCACAAAGCCAAGCGCTCGATGCTGGCCACCACCCATACGCTGCAGCACGAAAACACCTCGATCTGGGTATTTCCCGAAGGCACCCGCAATGGCGGCGGTGAACTGTTGCCCTTCAAGCGGGGCGCCTTCCAGATGGCCGTCAACGCGGGCGTACCGATCATCCCCGTATGTGCCAGCAGCTATGTGCGAAGCCTGCGCCTGAATAGCTGGAACAGTGGCAAGGTGATGATCCGTTCACTGCCCGAGATTCCCACTGCAGGCTTGAGCATGGATGACCTGCCTCAATTGATCGAAACCTGCCGTACACGCATGCAGGCGTGTATCGATTCGATGGATGCCGAGCTGGCTCGCACCTGAGAGCCTGTTCAAAGGTGCTGAGCGAGTTGAGATAAGCAGGTAAGCTGCAGCGAACAGGTTACGCATGGGGCCAACCATGGGCGAAGTCGTCGCAGCAGCCGTTTACAGCAAGGGCCGCAAGGTCAGCGATATCCATCTCGACGAAGGCCGCGATTGGGCAAGCAAGCCCGAGCACTTCGTGTGGATCGGCCTGCACGATCCTGGCAGCGAAGAGCTCGGCAACCTGCAGCGGCAGTTCAATCTGCATGAACTGGCCCTGGAAGACGCGCTGCAACGGCATACCCGCCCCAAGCTCGAGACCTTCGGCGATGCGCTGTTTCTGGTGCTCTATTCACCGGTGCAGGTCGGCGACGAACTGACCTTCGTGGAAACTCAGCTATTCGCCGGCAAAGGCTACGTGATCAGCGCCCGCTACGGCGAATCCGCGCCCTATTCCAGGGTGCGCCAGCGCTGCGAGGCACGGCCGCTGCTGCTTGAACACGGCGAAGACTTCGTGCTCTATGCCCTGCTCAGCTTCATCATCGAAAATTACCGACCGTTGATGGATATCTATTACGCCGAGCTGGAGCAGCTCGAACAGACGGTGCTGGAATGCGCCATGACCCATACCGAGGTGGTGCGCATTCAGCAACTGCGCCGCGACCTGTTGCGCCTGCGCCGCAATATTGGCCCGTTAGCGGAGATCTGCCAGGAGCTGCAACACCTGGACTTCCCCTTCATCGACAAGAACATGCGGCCGTACTTCCGTGACGTCGCCATCCACGTCAATCGCCTGCTCGAAGACCTTACCAACCTGCGCGAGATGGCCGATCACGCCATCGAGATTGGCCTGCTGCTGGAGTCGTCCCGGCAAAGCGTGGTGCAGCGCAAGTTCGCCGCCTGGGCAGCCATACTGGCCTTCCCCACAGCCGTCGCCGGCATCTATGGCATGAACTTCCACAACATGCCCGAGCTCACCTGGCAGTACGGCTATTTCGCAGTCTTGGGTGTGATCGGCGCAGGCTGCGTGGGCCTGTACGCCAGCTTCCGGCATTACGGCTGGCTGTAGACGGCAAAGCGCAATATCCCTGCTACCTGAAGCCGCCGCCAACCGTAGGAGCCGGTTTGCCGGCGATCAGCGTTCATCAGGATTTCGCACTTCGTGAGACGATCGATTCGCGCCGAGGGCGACGCACCTACAAGTGGGCTCTCTTGCAAGTTCAGGTAAGGGGCCGGGCATACAGCCCCCTACCTCGCCTCGCTTACTGGCGCATGCCGCGCCCGCTGACCAGCAAACGCACACACAGCACATAGAGCACAGCCGTGGCGACCAACATGAAGCCGATGGCGGTACCGATGCGGATGTCCGATACGCCGAGAATGCCGTAACGGAAGGCGTTGACCATGTGCAGCACCGGGTTAGCCATCGATACGGTCTGCCAGAACGGCGGCAACAAGGTGATCGAATAGAACACGCCGCCCAGGTAGGTCAGCGGCGTCAGCACGAAAGTCGGGATGATCGAGATATCGTCGAAGTTGCGCGCGAACACCGCGTTGACGAAGCCGCCCAGCGAGAAGATCGTCGCCGTTAGCAGCACCACCAGCACCGTCAGCCCCAGGTGGTGCACCTGCAGATGGGTGAAGAACAGCGACAATATCGTCACGATCACGCCCACGGCCAGGCCGCGCAGCACGCCGCCGGTGACATAGCCGATCAGAATCGTATGCGGCGACACCGGCGACACCATCAACTCCTCCACCGAGCGCTGGAACTTGCTGCCGAAGAAGCTCGACACCACGTTGCCATAGGCGTTGGTGATCACCGACATCATGATCAGCCCCGGCACGATGTACTCCATATAGGTGAAACCATCCATGTCGCCGATCTGCCGGCCGATCAGGTTGCCGAAGATCACGAAGTACAGAACCATGGTGATCGCTGGCGGCAGCAAGGTCTGCGGCCAGATGCGCATGAAACGGCGCACTTCGCGGTAGACGATGGTGCGCAACGCCACCATGTTGGCGTTGAACTCGGACTGCTCATGACTCATATGGCCACCTTCGACAGGTTCTTCTCGACCAGGGACACGAACAGCTCCTCTAGGCGGTTGCTCTTGTTACGCAGGCTCAGCACCTCGATGTTGTGTGCCGACAATTGCCGGAACAGCTCGGTGACGCCCTGGCTTTTGTCCACCTGCACTTCGAGGGTGTGGTGGTCGACCAGCTTGGCGGGATAGCCGACAAGCTGCGGGACGGCAGCCAGGTCGTGCTTCAGATCCAGCAAGAAGGTCTCGACGTGCAGTTTGCCCAGCAGCGCTTTCATGCTGGTGTTCTCGACGATCCGCCCGTGGTCGATGATGCCGATGTTGCGGCACAGCTGCTCGGCCTCTTCCAGGTAGTGGGTAGTGAGGATGATGGTGATGCCCTGCTTGTTGAGGTCGGTGAGGAAGCTCCACATCGAGCGCCGCAGTTCGATGTCGACACCCGCAGTCGGCTCGTCGAGGATCAGCAGCCGCGGCTGGTGCACCAGCGCCCGGGCGATCATCAGTCGGCGCTTCATACCGCCGGACAGCTCCCGCGAAGCCACGTCGCGCTTGTCCCACAAACCCAACTGGTTGAGGTACTGCTCGGCACGCTCCTTGGCCAGGCGCGCAGGAATACCGTAGTAACCGGCCTGAGTCACGACGATGTCGAAGACCTTCTCGAACTGGTTGAAGTTGAATTCCTGGGGCACCACGCCGATGCAGCGCTTGAGCGCTGCAGGCTGGGCGTCCAGGTCATGGCCGAACACATTGACCGTGCCACTGGACTTGTTCACCAGCGTCGAGAGGATGCCGATGGTGGTGGATTTACCCGCACCGTTAGGGCCAAGCAAGGCAAAGAAATCACCTTCGGCCACATCGAGGTCGAGGCCATGCAAGGCCTGGAAGCCATTGCCGTAGGTTTTGGTCAGCTGCCGGATCGACAGAGCAGTACTCATAAAGGATACGCACGCATGAAAAATGACAGGATTTAGATGGGGGTATTGTCGAACTATTACAACGAAATATCAGGGGCAATCAGCTCAGCTCGGTCATCACCGCACGCTGATAGGCCGGTCGCTCGCGCAGCCGCGCGTACCAGGCCTGCAGGTTGGGCTGCGGTGGTCGCTCGATGGGCATTTCAAACCAGGCGTAGATGAAGCTACCAAGGGGAATGTCGCCCATACCGAAAGCGTCGCCGGATAGATAGTCATGCTCGCCCAGGGCCTGCTCGGGTATCGCGAGAAGCGTAATGCAACGCTGCCGGGCAGCCTCGATGGCCGCAAGGTCGCGATGCTCGACCGGGGTACGCAAGGTGCCCCAGAACAAATCGCGGAACACGCCGGCAAAGGTGGACGTGGTCCAGTCCATCCACTTGTCGCCATTCGCACGGCTGACAGGGTCTTCGCGATAGAGGTTGTCCGGCGCGTAAGCTGCCGCCAGGTAACGCACGATGCTGTTGGACTCCCAGAGCACCAGGCCACCATCCTCGAGCACGGGCACCTGCCCGTTGGGATTGCGCGCCAGAAACTCGGGCTGATCAACCACCCCGAACGCGCCGCCGGCATCCAGCCGTTGATAGCCGACGCCAGCCTCCTCCGCACACCACAGCGCCTTGCGCACATTGGTGGAATTCTTGCGGCCCCATATCTTCAGCATTGCCAATCGTCCTTATCAGAAGCCCATGAGCCGAAACGCTGACAACCCTACCACTCTGCTCAGAAGAAGAAAGCCAGACATACTGATGTTGGCTATCGACCTCGTTCATGTAGCACGCGTAAGGGCCATTCATGAGCTGACCAACAGGTCATCCGCAGACGCAATTTGTTAGCCGAACTACGCGGCCCCGGCAGGGGTCACTATCGTGAACGCAACAGGTCGTGACCACCCGGAAGTGATCTGTAACGCCCCTGTCGGCAGCCTCTGCGCTTGCCGACTACGATTATGGCGTCGGTAGTCGTTCTGCCATCGCCATCATGGAGGATTTTGCATGCTCGCTGTCTGGTTGCTCGTTCTGGTTATCGGTACGGCCTTCTTGGCCCACCGCCGCACGGCGCCCCTACCCGCCCTGGCAATCGTTGCCGCCTATCTGCTCGTCATGGGCGCCTACAGCCACGCGCCGGGCTGGCTGATGGTGATCTTCTGGCTGCTCTGGCTGGCGGTCGCCTTGCCCCTGGCGCTGCCGGAGCTGCGCCGCAAGCACTTCACCGCACCGCTGTTTGCCTGGTTCCAGAAGGTGCTGCCGCCGATGTCGGCCACCGAGAAGGACGCCATCGAGGCAGGCACCGTATGGTGGGATGGCGAGCTGTTCAGCGGCCGCCCCAACTGGGATAAGCTGCTGGCTTACCCGAAAGCCAAGCTGACCGCCGAGGAGCAGGCGTTCATCGACGGCCCGACCGAAGAGCTGTGCGCGATGGTCAGCGAGTGGGAAATCGGCCAGCGCATGGATCTGCCGCCTGAAGCCTGGGCGCACATCAAGCAGCATGGGTTCTTCGCCCTGATCATTCCCAAGGAATACGGCGGCAAGGGTTTTTCTGCCTACGCCCACTCCCAAGTGGCCATGAAGCTGGCCACCCGCAGCGGTGACCTCGCCTCCACCGTGATGGTGCCCAACTCCCTCGGCCCGGCCGAATTGCTGCTGCATTACGGCACCGAAGAACAGCGCAACCATTACCTGCCGCGCCTGGCCCGTGGCGACGATATCCCCTGCTTCGCCCTGACCGGCCCGCTGGCGGGTTCCGACGCGGGCGCCATGCCCGATAGCGGTGTGATCTGCAAAGGCCAGTGGAACGGCGAGGAAGTCGTCGGCCTGCGGCTGAACTGGGAAAAGCGCTACATCACCCTCGGCCCGGTAGCGACGCTGCTTGGCGTGGCCTTCAAGGCTTATGACCCGGAGCACCTGCTCGGCGACAAGGAAGAGCTGGGCATCAGCCTGGCACTGATTCCCACCGACACCCCCGGAGTCGAAATCGGCCGCCGCCACCTACCATTGGGCGCCGCCTTCATGAACGGCCCCAACTCCGGCAAGGATGTATTCGTACCCCTGGAATACCTGATCGGCGGGCCGGACTACCTCGGCAAGGGCTGGATGATGCTGATGAACTGCCTGTCGGTAGGTCGCTCCATCTCCCTGCCCGCCGTCGGCACCGGCGCCGCCAAGTACACCAGCCTGGTCACCGGCCAGTACAGCCAGGTGCGCGAGCAGTTCAACGTACCGCTGTCGGCCTTCGAAGGCATTCAGGAGGCGCTGGCTCGCATCGGCGGCAACGCCTGGCTGATGGACAGCGCACGCATCCTCACCGCCAATGCGGTGGATCTGGGCGAGAAGCCGTCGGTACTTTCGGCAATCCTCAAGTATCACCTAACCGAGCGTGGCCGCGAATGCATCACCCACGCCATGGACGTGCACGGCGGCAAGGGCATCATCATGGGCCCGAGCAACTACCTGGGCCGCTCCTGGCAAGGCGCGCCGATCTTCATCACCGTCGAGGGCGCCAACATCCTCTCGCGCAACCTGATGATCTTCGGCCAGGGGGCCATTCGCTGCCATCCCTACGTGCTCAAGGAAATGGCCCTGGCCGGTCGTGAAGACCGCGAGCAGGCGCTGCTGGAGTTCGACGACCTGCTGATGCAGCACATCGGCTTCGCCGTCAGCAACGCCGCCAGCACGCTGATCCTGAGCCTCAGCCTGGGCCTGCTCGGCAAGGTGCCGGGCGACCGTATCAGCCGCCCTTACTTCCGCGCGTTGAACCGCCTGAGCGCCGCCTTCGCGATGCTTGCCGACCTCAGCATGATGCTGCTGGGCGGCGAACTGAAGCGTCGCGAGCGCCTGTCGGCACGCCTGGGTGACGTACTCAGCCATTTGTATCTGGCCTCTGCGGCTCTCAAGCGTTATCACGACCAGGACTACCCGGAGCACGTCCGCCCGCTGCTGCATTGGGCGCTCGAGGAGAGCCTGGGCAAGGCCGAGACTGCCATCGATAATTTGCTCAGCAACTTCCCCAACCGCTTCCTGGGAAGTGCCCTGCGCGTGCTGGTCTTCCCCTTCGGCCGTCGTCACCAGGGCCCGGACGATCACCTCGACGCACAGGTCGCGGCGATCATCGGCCGCAACGCTGGCGATCCGGCACTCGAAGAACTGCTCGAGGGCTGCTTCCGCCCGAGCGCCACGGACGACCCGGTTGGCGCCCTGCAACACGCCTTCAATCTGCTGCAGGAAGCCCAACCGCTACAGAAGAAGCTGCACAAGGCCGTCAAGGCCGGGCAGGTTCGGGAAACGCCGGGGCAGAACGAAATCGAAACGGCAGTCGCTGCCGGCGTACTCACCGTCGAGGAAGGCCAGCAGTTGCAACGGGCTGAAGTTGCCCGTCGCGTGGTGATCGATGTCGATGACTTCAGCAAGGAAGAGCTGCTGCCGAGCGAGGGTAAAGTCAGGTAGTCATACTGCAGGCACGACAGCGGGCGCCGTGGACTTTATACTCCGGCGCCCGTTTTACTTTCAGGATCACCGGACATGGCCAACACCCATCTCGATCACCACATCGCCCTGCTCAACCACCTGCGCACCATTCTGGTCGCCCTGGGCGAAGCCGAGCAGATTCTCGATGACAGCCATGCCAACTTCCTAGAGCGCTACGACGAGCTGCTGGCCGAGCTGCCAGTGGATTTCGAACGCAGCCAGTACCTGGGTCAGGATCTGATCAGCCAGATCTTCCAGCGCTACCCGCAGATCGCCCACCTGGTGCCCCGCGACCTGCTGTGGTTCTTCG
Coding sequences:
- the earP gene encoding elongation factor P maturation arginine rhamnosyltransferase EarP — translated: MNSYLERERGVKWDVFCKVVDNYGDIGVTWRLARQLVADQGAEVRLWVDDLAALARICPQADAESTTQRLHGVEVRHWAPAWQATEPADVVIEAFACDLPADYVAAMAARPAPILWLNLEYLSAEGWVEGCHGLPSMQSNGLQKFFFFPGFTAGTGGLLREQSLLSGRDALQSDTGGRERFLESIGVRSDAGTRLVSLFAYENAALAGWLDALASDAASTHLLVPEGRILGDLQHWLGQQIGAGAVVRRGALSVQVLPFMQQDQYDALLWCCDLNLVRGEDSFVRAQWAGRPLVWHIYPQEEGAHWDKLEAFIALYCQGLSAEASAALRAVWQAWNAGEPMNDGWNAWLQCNDELAAHAQEWAKCQAVRADLAAALVQFYRNWL
- a CDS encoding glutathione S-transferase family protein; the encoded protein is MLKIWGRKNSTNVRKALWCAEEAGVGYQRLDAGGAFGVVDQPEFLARNPNGQVPVLEDGGLVLWESNSIVRYLAAAYAPDNLYREDPVSRANGDKWMDWTTSTFAGVFRDLFWGTLRTPVEHRDLAAIEAARQRCITLLAIPEQALGEHDYLSGDAFGMGDIPLGSFIYAWFEMPIERPPQPNLQAWYARLRERPAYQRAVMTELS
- a CDS encoding acyl-CoA dehydrogenase, translating into MLAVWLLVLVIGTAFLAHRRTAPLPALAIVAAYLLVMGAYSHAPGWLMVIFWLLWLAVALPLALPELRRKHFTAPLFAWFQKVLPPMSATEKDAIEAGTVWWDGELFSGRPNWDKLLAYPKAKLTAEEQAFIDGPTEELCAMVSEWEIGQRMDLPPEAWAHIKQHGFFALIIPKEYGGKGFSAYAHSQVAMKLATRSGDLASTVMVPNSLGPAELLLHYGTEEQRNHYLPRLARGDDIPCFALTGPLAGSDAGAMPDSGVICKGQWNGEEVVGLRLNWEKRYITLGPVATLLGVAFKAYDPEHLLGDKEELGISLALIPTDTPGVEIGRRHLPLGAAFMNGPNSGKDVFVPLEYLIGGPDYLGKGWMMLMNCLSVGRSISLPAVGTGAAKYTSLVTGQYSQVREQFNVPLSAFEGIQEALARIGGNAWLMDSARILTANAVDLGEKPSVLSAILKYHLTERGRECITHAMDVHGGKGIIMGPSNYLGRSWQGAPIFITVEGANILSRNLMIFGQGAIRCHPYVLKEMALAGREDREQALLEFDDLLMQHIGFAVSNAASTLILSLSLGLLGKVPGDRISRPYFRALNRLSAAFAMLADLSMMLLGGELKRRERLSARLGDVLSHLYLASAALKRYHDQDYPEHVRPLLHWALEESLGKAETAIDNLLSNFPNRFLGSALRVLVFPFGRRHQGPDDHLDAQVAAIIGRNAGDPALEELLEGCFRPSATDDPVGALQHAFNLLQEAQPLQKKLHKAVKAGQVRETPGQNEIETAVAAGVLTVEEGQQLQRAEVARRVVIDVDDFSKEELLPSEGKVR
- a CDS encoding magnesium and cobalt transport protein CorA, yielding MGEVVAAAVYSKGRKVSDIHLDEGRDWASKPEHFVWIGLHDPGSEELGNLQRQFNLHELALEDALQRHTRPKLETFGDALFLVLYSPVQVGDELTFVETQLFAGKGYVISARYGESAPYSRVRQRCEARPLLLEHGEDFVLYALLSFIIENYRPLMDIYYAELEQLEQTVLECAMTHTEVVRIQQLRRDLLRLRRNIGPLAEICQELQHLDFPFIDKNMRPYFRDVAIHVNRLLEDLTNLREMADHAIEIGLLLESSRQSVVQRKFAAWAAILAFPTAVAGIYGMNFHNMPELTWQYGYFAVLGVIGAGCVGLYASFRHYGWL
- a CDS encoding PA2817 family protein; this translates as MANTHLDHHIALLNHLRTILVALGEAEQILDDSHANFLERYDELLAELPVDFERSQYLGQDLISQIFQRYPQIAHLVPRDLLWFFGGDCLHFMPDEEIELYQQLDERRFYAEENDEPFDWNQEKQLLAMPTPTSRH
- a CDS encoding ABC transporter ATP-binding protein; translation: MSTALSIRQLTKTYGNGFQALHGLDLDVAEGDFFALLGPNGAGKSTTIGILSTLVNKSSGTVNVFGHDLDAQPAALKRCIGVVPQEFNFNQFEKVFDIVVTQAGYYGIPARLAKERAEQYLNQLGLWDKRDVASRELSGGMKRRLMIARALVHQPRLLILDEPTAGVDIELRRSMWSFLTDLNKQGITIILTTHYLEEAEQLCRNIGIIDHGRIVENTSMKALLGKLHVETFLLDLKHDLAAVPQLVGYPAKLVDHHTLEVQVDKSQGVTELFRQLSAHNIEVLSLRNKSNRLEELFVSLVEKNLSKVAI
- a CDS encoding ABC transporter permease, translating into MSHEQSEFNANMVALRTIVYREVRRFMRIWPQTLLPPAITMVLYFVIFGNLIGRQIGDMDGFTYMEYIVPGLIMMSVITNAYGNVVSSFFGSKFQRSVEELMVSPVSPHTILIGYVTGGVLRGLAVGVIVTILSLFFTHLQVHHLGLTVLVVLLTATIFSLGGFVNAVFARNFDDISIIPTFVLTPLTYLGGVFYSITLLPPFWQTVSMANPVLHMVNAFRYGILGVSDIRIGTAIGFMLVATAVLYVLCVRLLVSGRGMRQ
- a CDS encoding crotonase/enoyl-CoA hydratase family protein; the protein is MSDLISYQLDDGIATLTLNNGKVNAISPAVIEAFNAALDRATQDKAIVILTGQPGILSGGYDLKVMTSGPQNAIDLVAAGSTLARRMLAHPYPIIVACPGHAVAKGAFLLLSSDYRIGVEGAFSIGLNEVQIGMTMHHVGIELARDRLRKSAFHRSVINGEMFDPQSAVDAGFLDKVVPAEQLLASALAVAAQFKKINMNAHRKTKLKVRAALLETLDKSIELDKQHAL
- a CDS encoding lysophospholipid acyltransferase family protein; this translates as MLFVLRMLMMSVHFIIAGILGLLLGLCRPFHPDNSRLCARFYSLPALRLLRIRVETDTRNLAEHSKPCVIIANHQSNYDLYVIGRVVPRRTVSIGKKSLKWVPLFGQLYWLAGNVLIDRGNAHKAKRSMLATTHTLQHENTSIWVFPEGTRNGGGELLPFKRGAFQMAVNAGVPIIPVCASSYVRSLRLNSWNSGKVMIRSLPEIPTAGLSMDDLPQLIETCRTRMQACIDSMDAELART